One genomic window of Acidobacteriota bacterium includes the following:
- a CDS encoding ABC transporter ATP-binding protein, whose protein sequence is MSSAIEVRGLSFSFGKKKILQSLSFSAERGEFLGIIGPNGAGKSTLLKLIAGTLKPEAGEVLLFGEDIANLGRREIARRLSYLPEEVSFYFDFKVMDIVLQGRAPHLGWWRFAGRNDLMIAKSALSRVDALHLAERMITTLSAGEKKRVLLARALAQEPKVLLLDEPTAELDLKHEYEFFNLLSELNQKENLTVILTSHNVNLVSLYADKLLLLNRCGRRAFGTPVEVLSEENLSEIYHFPLSVKKEGETGAIVVFPKDGLKKQRGNKPKRR, encoded by the coding sequence ATGAGCTCGGCGATTGAGGTAAGAGGATTATCCTTTTCTTTCGGGAAAAAGAAGATCCTCCAATCCCTTTCCTTCTCCGCTGAGCGGGGCGAGTTTCTGGGAATAATAGGACCGAACGGAGCGGGGAAATCCACCCTCCTCAAGCTCATCGCCGGGACCCTAAAGCCGGAAGCGGGCGAAGTACTTCTCTTCGGGGAGGACATCGCCAACCTCGGACGGAGGGAGATAGCGAGAAGGCTCTCTTACCTTCCCGAAGAGGTGAGCTTTTACTTCGATTTCAAGGTGATGGACATCGTCCTTCAGGGACGGGCACCGCATTTAGGCTGGTGGCGGTTCGCCGGGAGGAACGACCTTATGATAGCGAAATCGGCGCTATCTCGGGTGGATGCCCTCCATCTGGCAGAGCGGATGATAACCACCCTGAGTGCAGGGGAGAAGAAACGGGTTCTTCTCGCTCGAGCACTCGCTCAGGAGCCAAAGGTCCTCCTCCTCGATGAGCCAACCGCCGAGCTCGATCTCAAGCACGAGTACGAGTTCTTCAACCTGCTAAGCGAGCTCAATCAGAAGGAGAACCTCACCGTTATCCTAACCAGCCACAATGTCAACCTCGTATCGCTTTATGCCGATAAACTACTTCTCCTAAACCGGTGCGGGAGGCGTGCCTTCGGCACCCCGGTTGAGGTCCTATCCGAGGAGAACCTAAGCGAGATTTACCACTTCCCTCTTTCGGTGAAAAAGGAGGGGGAAACCGGGGCAATCGTGGTATTCCCCAAAGATGGCTTGAAGAAACAAAGAGGAAATAAACCAAAAAGGAGGTAG
- the tsaD gene encoding tRNA (adenosine(37)-N6)-threonylcarbamoyltransferase complex transferase subunit TsaD, translating to MLVLGVESSCDDTAAAVVSDGKRILSNIVSSQISAHREYGGVVPELASRHHIRNIIPVVSEALDKAEVGLEDIDAFAATRGPGLIGSLLVGLSFVKAVSYAVRKPFVAINHLEAHIHSVLIENEGVEFPALALVVSGGHTSLFYLPEPFRYRLLGRTRDDAAGEAFDKVAKLLSLGYPGGPVIERLAEGARGDIPFPIAKISDGSLDFSFSGLKTAVLRYVKKGMPDEERDVWLKNIAASFQEAVSTAICDKLKRAARFYNPRSILISGGVSCNRYLRKRITSAFKGKRVKVYFPSPELSTDNGAMVASLAYFKLIRGEASSLSVDADADLTLAQGEGEG from the coding sequence ATGCTCGTCTTAGGTGTTGAAAGTTCCTGTGATGATACCGCAGCAGCGGTGGTTTCTGATGGGAAGAGGATACTCTCGAACATCGTCTCCTCCCAAATCTCGGCGCATCGGGAATACGGTGGGGTGGTGCCAGAGCTCGCCTCTCGCCATCATATAAGGAACATCATACCAGTTGTCTCCGAGGCACTCGATAAGGCAGAGGTTGGCCTCGAAGATATAGACGCCTTCGCCGCCACCAGGGGACCTGGCTTAATCGGCTCCCTACTCGTCGGGCTTTCATTTGTGAAGGCGGTTTCTTATGCTGTTAGGAAACCGTTTGTCGCTATAAACCACCTCGAAGCCCACATCCATTCGGTGCTCATCGAGAACGAGGGGGTGGAGTTTCCCGCCCTCGCCCTGGTTGTTTCCGGTGGTCATACCAGTCTCTTTTATCTGCCTGAGCCCTTCCGCTATCGTCTCTTAGGAAGAACGAGGGACGATGCTGCGGGCGAAGCCTTCGACAAGGTGGCGAAGCTCCTTTCCTTGGGTTATCCTGGCGGTCCCGTAATTGAGAGATTGGCGGAGGGGGCTCGAGGCGATATCCCCTTTCCCATAGCCAAAATAAGCGATGGTAGCCTCGACTTCAGCTTCTCTGGTCTTAAGACAGCGGTACTCCGCTATGTGAAGAAAGGGATGCCGGATGAGGAGCGTGATGTCTGGCTTAAGAACATAGCGGCGAGCTTTCAGGAGGCGGTTTCTACCGCTATCTGCGACAAGTTGAAGCGGGCAGCTCGTTTTTATAACCCCCGTTCGATACTTATCTCGGGGGGGGTCTCCTGTAATCGCTATTTAAGAAAGAGGATCACCTCAGCCTTCAAGGGGAAGAGGGTGAAGGTTTATTTCCCTTCGCCCGAGCTTTCCACCGATAACGGGGCTATGGTGGCTTCGCTTGCTTATTTTAAGCTTATCCGAGGGGAAGCCTCTTCCCTTTCGGTCGATGCCGATGCTGATTTAACCTTAGCACAAGGGGAGGGAGAAGGTTGA
- the mtnA gene encoding S-methyl-5-thioribose-1-phosphate isomerase — translation MFKTIEWKDDKVIMLDQRLLPGEKVYRTYEKGEEVAQAIADMVIRGAPAIGVAASFGLALFAVRFTGDNEEAFASSFARMCELMRSSRPTAVNLFWAVSRMEEVFRNSRGRGVSAIKEALKKEAFAVYEEDISINRRMGKNGASLIPDGATVLTHCNAGALATAGYGTALGVIRAAREEGKKVSVFADETRPYLQGARLTTWELLEDGFPVTLITDNMAGHFIKSGEIDLIIVGADRIAANGDVANKIGTYTLAVLAKENGIPFYVAAPISTIDLSTPSGDSIPIEERDPTEVVVINGKRIAPSGVNVRYPAFDVTPARYISAIITEQGVARAPYADSLRKLVGAL, via the coding sequence ATGTTCAAGACGATAGAGTGGAAGGACGACAAGGTAATAATGCTCGATCAACGGCTTCTCCCCGGGGAGAAGGTCTATCGCACTTATGAGAAGGGGGAAGAAGTAGCTCAGGCGATAGCGGATATGGTCATCCGGGGGGCGCCGGCGATCGGGGTGGCTGCTTCCTTTGGATTAGCCCTTTTTGCTGTTCGCTTTACCGGTGATAACGAGGAAGCTTTCGCTTCCTCATTTGCCCGGATGTGTGAACTGATGAGGTCCTCCCGACCTACCGCGGTGAACCTCTTTTGGGCGGTTTCTCGGATGGAGGAGGTGTTTCGGAATAGTCGAGGAAGAGGGGTTTCCGCCATAAAGGAGGCGCTCAAGAAGGAGGCTTTCGCAGTCTATGAGGAGGATATATCGATAAATAGAAGGATGGGTAAAAACGGCGCCTCCTTGATCCCCGATGGTGCTACCGTGCTTACCCATTGTAATGCCGGGGCATTGGCTACCGCTGGCTACGGCACTGCCCTTGGCGTTATCCGCGCTGCTCGCGAGGAGGGAAAGAAGGTCTCCGTGTTTGCCGACGAGACGAGACCTTACCTCCAGGGGGCGAGGCTCACCACCTGGGAGCTCCTTGAGGACGGTTTTCCCGTCACCCTGATCACCGATAATATGGCGGGCCATTTCATCAAGAGTGGGGAGATAGACCTCATCATTGTGGGGGCGGATAGGATTGCAGCAAACGGGGATGTGGCGAATAAGATCGGAACCTACACCCTGGCAGTGCTCGCTAAGGAGAACGGTATCCCCTTTTATGTCGCTGCCCCGATATCCACTATAGACCTTTCCACCCCATCGGGCGATTCCATCCCCATCGAGGAGCGCGATCCCACCGAGGTGGTGGTGATAAACGGGAAGAGGATTGCTCCCTCCGGGGTGAATGTCCGCTACCCCGCATTTGATGTCACCCCGGCGCGATATATCTCCGCCATCATTACCGAGCAGGGGGTAGCTCGTGCTCCTTATGCGGATAGTTTAAGGAAATTGGTTGGTGCTTTGTGA
- a CDS encoding type II secretion system protein GspG: MKKLILAFIVLSLLLPACKKEEKEKTYPQILLGALDKGKIDRTKDDLKAIADALSSYQADTGSYPVGEGVGVLKSALSPNYLVLLPERDAWGNPFSYHSNGRSYRIVAPGKDGQEGTADDIVLSDGMIVSSPKLR, translated from the coding sequence ATGAAAAAACTCATCCTTGCTTTCATCGTCCTTTCCCTTCTTCTTCCTGCCTGCAAGAAGGAGGAGAAGGAAAAGACCTACCCTCAGATCCTTCTCGGCGCCCTGGATAAGGGGAAGATCGACAGAACGAAGGACGACCTGAAGGCGATCGCCGATGCGCTTTCCTCTTACCAGGCGGATACCGGAAGCTACCCCGTCGGCGAGGGGGTGGGGGTGCTCAAGTCCGCTCTCTCCCCAAACTACCTCGTCCTTCTCCCCGAGCGAGATGCCTGGGGAAACCCCTTCTCCTACCACTCCAACGGCAGAAGCTACCGAATAGTTGCCCCGGGAAAGGATGGACAAGAGGGAACAGCGGATGATATCGTCCTTTCTGATGGGATGATCGTCTCCTCCCCAAAGCTAAGATAG
- a CDS encoding iron ABC transporter permease, which translates to MKRRRFFLLIGGSLLLLFLACLLSLGLGGVKVAFSDVFSSLLSFLKNGEARGTSGVIVIEIRLSRVLLAAMVGAALSLAGGIYQSLIRNPLGDPYILGVSSGAVLGSIIGISLGMGATLIGSEFFAFAGGTIAIIIVYLVAKRGGRMSTVRLILAGVIVSSFFSAAAMLLFSLSPSSTVKGMLFWMMGDLSSQSLDTVLTTIPYFLLLIIPVFLLSRPLSLMMVGEESALSLGVDVERIKKISFLLASLLTGFSVSLAGAIGFVGLIIPNIVRYLAGADTRIGFPLSAIAGAIFLILSDTLARSVMAPTELPVGVITAGVGGPFFIFLLLRRLRDELGD; encoded by the coding sequence ATGAAGAGGAGGAGATTCTTCTTGCTCATCGGAGGTTCCCTCCTCCTTCTTTTCCTCGCCTGCCTCCTTTCCCTTGGCTTGGGCGGGGTGAAGGTGGCCTTCTCCGATGTTTTCTCCTCCCTTCTCTCCTTTCTCAAAAATGGAGAAGCAAGGGGGACATCCGGGGTCATCGTCATCGAGATAAGGCTCTCCCGGGTACTTCTTGCCGCTATGGTGGGAGCAGCGCTCTCCCTCGCTGGTGGGATCTACCAATCCCTTATCAGAAACCCGCTTGGCGATCCCTATATACTCGGGGTGTCGAGTGGGGCGGTGCTCGGCTCCATCATCGGGATATCGCTCGGTATGGGAGCAACCCTCATCGGAAGCGAGTTCTTCGCCTTTGCCGGGGGTACCATCGCCATCATCATCGTCTATTTGGTAGCAAAACGGGGAGGGAGAATGAGCACGGTGCGACTCATCCTTGCGGGGGTGATAGTCTCTTCCTTCTTCTCGGCAGCAGCGATGCTCCTCTTCTCCCTCTCCCCATCAAGTACAGTGAAGGGGATGCTCTTCTGGATGATGGGAGACCTCTCAAGCCAGAGCCTTGACACCGTACTCACCACCATTCCCTACTTTTTGCTACTCATAATCCCCGTCTTCCTTCTTTCCCGCCCCCTGTCCCTGATGATGGTGGGGGAGGAGAGCGCCCTTTCCCTTGGCGTCGATGTGGAACGGATAAAGAAGATATCTTTCCTCCTCGCCTCCCTCCTTACCGGTTTCTCCGTATCGCTTGCCGGGGCGATAGGATTCGTCGGTCTCATCATCCCAAACATCGTCCGCTATCTCGCCGGGGCGGATACCAGGATAGGCTTCCCCTTATCGGCGATAGCCGGGGCGATCTTCCTCATCCTCTCAGACACCTTGGCTCGGAGCGTGATGGCGCCAACCGAACTACCCGTGGGGGTAATAACCGCTGGGGTAGGAGGACCCTTCTTTATCTTTCTTCTCCTGAGGAGGCTTAGGGATGAGCTCGGCGATTGA
- a CDS encoding cobalamin-binding protein, giving the protein MSIGHPLLNIGRLGAFNFVKMRKGINLKLITIGLLLFIPLAGGRREVRDELGRRVIYPYPPKRIISLAPNLTEILFAVDGGKLVVGVSDMCNYPEEVKAKPKVGGFSPSIEQVVSLAPDIVFATTAGTRMETIAKLESLGIPVFVTKPTDISSIAREIELIGTLIGKKKEGGKEAKRFQERIERIRKRLAGAKPVKVLYLIWHKPLMAPGEGTFLTDAIRIAGGESITSSLDQKLVRLSPEELARSEPEVIFLPPLTEGEMKWFKERYRFLPAVRKGRIYSLNEDLILRPGPRIVLGIEEMAKILHPEAFNKE; this is encoded by the coding sequence GTGAGTATAGGGCACCCACTCCTCAATATCGGGAGGTTGGGTGCCTTTAATTTTGTAAAAATGAGAAAAGGGATCAACCTTAAATTAATAACGATCGGCTTGCTCCTCTTCATCCCCCTTGCTGGGGGAAGGAGGGAGGTAAGGGACGAACTCGGGCGGAGGGTGATATACCCCTACCCCCCAAAGAGGATAATCTCCCTTGCTCCCAACCTAACCGAAATCCTCTTCGCCGTTGATGGTGGCAAATTGGTGGTGGGGGTGAGCGATATGTGCAATTACCCGGAAGAAGTGAAGGCGAAGCCGAAGGTGGGTGGGTTTTCTCCGAGCATCGAGCAGGTAGTTTCCCTTGCGCCCGACATCGTCTTCGCCACTACCGCCGGCACCAGGATGGAGACAATAGCTAAGCTTGAAAGCCTCGGTATCCCGGTATTCGTAACCAAGCCGACCGATATTTCCTCGATAGCGAGGGAGATCGAACTGATAGGAACGCTCATCGGAAAAAAGAAGGAAGGGGGAAAAGAAGCAAAGAGGTTCCAAGAAAGGATCGAGAGGATAAGGAAACGGCTCGCAGGCGCGAAACCGGTCAAGGTTTTATATCTCATATGGCATAAGCCTCTTATGGCACCAGGGGAAGGAACATTTCTCACCGATGCGATCAGGATAGCAGGTGGAGAAAGCATAACCTCTTCCCTTGATCAGAAGCTGGTTCGGCTGAGCCCTGAGGAGCTGGCGCGAAGCGAACCCGAGGTGATCTTCCTTCCCCCGCTTACCGAAGGGGAGATGAAATGGTTCAAAGAGAGATACCGTTTTCTTCCCGCGGTAAGAAAAGGGAGGATTTACTCCCTAAACGAGGACCTGATCCTAAGACCAGGACCAAGGATCGTACTCGGCATCGAAGAGATGGCGAAGATCCTCCATCCTGAAGCCTTCAACAAGGAGTAA
- a CDS encoding aminodeoxychorismate/anthranilate synthase component II, whose amino-acid sequence MRLLIIDNYDSFTYNLAQLFLEFDIEVLVYRNDEIRIKEIEELKPHWITLSPGPCTPAQSGISKEVVRHFGDTIPILGVCLGMQVINEVFGGETVKAPLPIHGKRSKIHHTGEGIFSGIPSPFFAARYHSLKILIRSPDLIPLAQSEDDVIMGIKHRHLPIYGVQFHPESFLSEYGLELVYNFLRLQPDWKVKKPSPLEDPDRFPRLGWGKEKPPFKKTEGEL is encoded by the coding sequence ATGCGTCTTCTTATCATCGATAATTACGATTCCTTCACCTACAACTTAGCCCAACTCTTCCTCGAATTCGATATCGAGGTATTGGTCTATAGGAACGACGAAATCCGCATAAAGGAAATCGAGGAATTGAAGCCTCATTGGATTACCCTTTCCCCCGGTCCTTGCACACCAGCCCAATCCGGGATCAGCAAGGAGGTCGTCCGCCATTTCGGGGATACCATTCCGATATTAGGGGTATGCCTTGGGATGCAGGTCATCAATGAGGTGTTCGGCGGGGAAACGGTCAAAGCCCCCCTGCCCATTCACGGCAAGCGCTCGAAAATCCACCACACCGGCGAAGGGATCTTCTCCGGTATCCCCTCGCCTTTCTTTGCCGCGCGCTACCACTCGCTTAAGATCCTGATCCGTTCTCCTGATCTCATACCGTTAGCCCAGTCGGAAGACGATGTGATTATGGGAATTAAGCATCGCCATCTTCCCATCTACGGCGTTCAGTTCCATCCCGAATCCTTCCTCTCTGAATATGGCTTGGAGCTGGTCTATAACTTCCTCCGCCTTCAGCCAGACTGGAAAGTTAAAAAACCATCCCCACTTGAAGACCCCGACCGCTTCCCCCGGCTGGGCTGGGGAAAAGAGAAACCTCCCTTCAAAAAGACGGAGGGTGAACTATGA
- a CDS encoding TonB-dependent receptor, with the protein MIGKKLKYLVSILVLSLIATPTLGGQQETKEKKKPPKLVYKEQIVITASRLPAEGIDPFTLPASVSIITRSKITTSGATIPQDIFYSLPGFLVYDDVGNGVEGTVSLRGFAEGNALAVAFDGVRINEPDDNRVNLELIPLEAISRVEVIRGSASSLYGDGAMAGRVNFITESGGKEPRLDLSFDYGSYHSQRYVVKGGGSLGKFSFFGLGKYRRSDGFRQNGYLKMKNLFGKMGYKPDDKTDIEFIASYSNNRLGNPGALTEEELEQDRKQAPFNLVDRNFEDGNLISVSIKRRFSPGLFLNANVFRRSQDIDTLTTGRMAALYGGFLTESKAKSKGVVAELTWNGDLLGRANTAILGIELTSHTFGAKGYTTNAQGENPYLVSENSTDQRVEGYFIEDRFEPISRLLLTLGARYDRKSFHYHDLVLPQNNNDKTFAKGTIRFGGSYQLNPKFALYGNIGEAFLTPTVIQMFAYPTFGSNPDLVPTTALSYETGIKFRSGKGLKGYLCWYRMDMENEIVFVFDSFRGGRNENVGKSRRQGVEMELRGRLTDSVSGYASYSYTDARFRAGENAGNRIPLVPRHKMSLGLDLSLGERVKAYLEGLFVSSAPLSGDEENLLPELPSYQLLNAKVSYRLKDGELFLRLSNILNQKYETRGIYIGTTPYLTPAPGFHFSIGMSYTIH; encoded by the coding sequence ATGATAGGCAAAAAGCTCAAGTATTTAGTCTCGATCCTCGTTCTCTCCCTTATAGCAACACCCACTCTGGGAGGACAACAGGAGACAAAGGAAAAGAAGAAGCCCCCGAAGCTGGTTTACAAGGAGCAGATAGTGATCACCGCCAGCCGGCTTCCCGCAGAGGGGATAGACCCCTTTACCCTGCCGGCGAGCGTGAGCATCATCACCCGCTCCAAGATCACCACCTCGGGGGCAACCATCCCTCAGGATATATTCTACTCCCTTCCTGGCTTTCTCGTCTACGACGATGTGGGAAACGGGGTTGAGGGGACGGTCTCCCTCCGCGGATTCGCCGAGGGAAACGCCTTGGCAGTGGCGTTCGACGGGGTGAGGATAAACGAGCCGGACGACAACCGGGTGAACCTCGAACTCATCCCCCTGGAGGCGATAAGCCGGGTGGAGGTGATAAGGGGAAGCGCTTCCTCCCTTTACGGCGATGGAGCGATGGCGGGAAGGGTGAACTTCATCACCGAAAGTGGTGGTAAAGAGCCGAGGCTCGACCTAAGCTTCGATTACGGAAGCTACCACTCCCAGCGCTATGTGGTAAAGGGTGGCGGAAGCCTGGGGAAGTTCTCCTTCTTCGGTTTGGGAAAATACAGAAGGTCTGATGGCTTCCGGCAAAACGGCTACCTAAAGATGAAGAACCTATTTGGAAAGATGGGGTATAAACCAGACGACAAGACAGACATCGAGTTCATAGCAAGCTATAGCAACAATCGGCTGGGAAACCCCGGGGCGCTCACCGAGGAGGAGCTCGAACAGGATAGAAAACAGGCTCCCTTCAATCTGGTGGACAGGAACTTCGAAGATGGCAACCTTATCTCGGTTTCAATCAAGCGGAGGTTCTCCCCCGGTCTCTTCTTAAACGCCAATGTCTTCAGGAGGAGCCAGGATATCGACACCCTCACTACCGGGAGGATGGCAGCTTTATACGGTGGCTTCTTAACCGAAAGCAAGGCAAAAAGCAAAGGAGTGGTGGCGGAATTAACCTGGAACGGGGACCTTTTGGGCAGGGCAAATACTGCTATTTTGGGCATCGAGCTCACCAGTCATACCTTCGGCGCCAAGGGATATACTACCAACGCCCAGGGAGAAAACCCTTACCTCGTTTCGGAGAACTCGACCGACCAGCGGGTAGAGGGCTACTTCATCGAAGATAGGTTTGAGCCGATATCGAGGCTTCTACTTACCCTCGGGGCAAGATACGACAGGAAGAGCTTCCACTATCACGATCTCGTCCTTCCGCAAAACAACAACGACAAAACATTCGCCAAAGGGACCATCCGTTTTGGAGGAAGCTACCAGCTCAACCCCAAGTTCGCCCTCTATGGAAACATCGGGGAAGCCTTCCTCACCCCAACGGTCATTCAGATGTTCGCTTACCCCACCTTCGGCTCGAACCCCGATCTCGTCCCCACCACCGCCCTCTCTTACGAGACGGGGATAAAGTTCCGCTCTGGCAAAGGGTTGAAGGGATACCTCTGTTGGTATAGAATGGATATGGAGAATGAGATAGTATTTGTCTTCGACTCCTTCCGCGGGGGAAGGAACGAGAATGTAGGAAAAAGCAGGAGGCAGGGTGTCGAGATGGAACTTAGGGGACGGTTAACGGACTCGGTCAGCGGATATGCAAGCTACAGCTATACCGATGCCCGGTTTCGTGCTGGGGAAAACGCGGGAAACAGGATACCCTTAGTGCCACGGCACAAGATGTCCCTGGGGCTTGATCTCTCACTCGGGGAAAGGGTGAAGGCTTATCTTGAGGGACTCTTCGTCTCATCCGCTCCTCTTAGCGGAGATGAGGAGAACCTCCTTCCCGAGCTCCCATCTTATCAGCTGCTTAACGCTAAGGTCTCCTATCGACTGAAAGATGGCGAGCTCTTCCTTCGCCTCTCAAACATTCTTAACCAGAAGTACGAAACCCGTGGCATCTATATAGGAACAACCCCTTACCTTACACCTGCTCCCGGGTTCCATTTCAGCATTGGGATGAGCTACACCATTCATTAG